In Globicephala melas chromosome 20, mGloMel1.2, whole genome shotgun sequence, the genomic window CAACTCCtactttagtttttaattttaattttatattggagtatagttgattaacaatgttgtgttagtttcaggtgtacagcagagtgattcagttatacatatccgtGTACATCTATTCTTTCCAGTTAACTTGGTGCTGTTTATAGAAACTTCTAGCTAGCCCTGTTCACAGTCCCATCTTCTACTTCTCCTTTCAGGATCCCTGGTGCCCCAATTCCCGAGCTTCTGGGTTTTGTGTTGAGAATCTTCGTGCTTCTGTGAatttcctgccctcccctcctctgtcccTTCCCTATGCTCCCGAGCCCTAGGTCTCAGCTTCCTCGTCTGCTTTTAGTTACCATTTTcgagctttaaaattttttgtggcCATTTATCATCTTCTGTTgtctcttcttttattcttttaaaatagtccTTTACTGTCAGCTTAACAGGGTTTTAGGAAGGTGCAAAAATGAATGTGGGTATTCAATCTACCACATTTAATCAAAACGAAATGTCTCTATAATCCCCTGCCAGACTGTCAGCTTCTTAGAGGCAGGAAAGGCTTGTATTTACTTCTGTATCCCAGCATCTAGCACCTTGCCTGGCAAATAGGGGACAGGACTTGATACACTTTTGCTGAATGGAGGAGCGAGTGAGAAAGTATTGATAGCTGAGCATCTTGTGCTGATGGTCCTTAGGAAGGGGATGTTGCTTAGGGAAGGGTTACCAATTTACATGACAGGCAAGTTCGTGAAGTCTTGCATCCTTTTCCTTTCTGTCCTCCAGCTTATCACTTCTGTTTACATACATGAGCCCATCTCCTCTTCAAGGCTGAACTTTGAATCTTGTTTGTATGACCCACTGGCTGACCAAACAGATACTTGTGTATCCAAGCAGGGAGGACAAGTTGGGACCTTGGCAGGTGACGCTATGCCTTTCCCAACTTGACGACCCTTTCTCCAGACCAGTGGAAGAAATCACCTTAACCCCCAACTCATGAGAGGAGGGACAGCGTTAGTGGTTGGGACTACAGCTTTCGGGAGTTAAAGATCTGGGCTTGAATCCTGGGCCCACTATTTACTtgtgtgactttggtcaagttaGTAACcattttgagcctcagtttttgggtctataaaatggggatgataatacttTACGTCACAGGATTAGTTGAGATAATGTATACAAAGTGTTTAACCTAGAGGCTGGCCCAGTAGATGCTGGCTGTCATCATTTTCACCTTTGTCATATCATCGTCGCCCTTATTGTCATAGTCACACCATTTCGTTCTACCCAGGGACTAGGACTCTCACTTCTTTCCAGTGGTCCCCAACCACTATTTCATTTCCTCAGGGATGATGAAAACTCCCCTACCTTGAATCCCTCCCCTCTGGGAACTGCAATCTGCATTTGCTCTAGTGTAAGAAGCTTCTAGGGTGGGTCCAGGTGGAGATGCAGAGAGAACCGTTGGCCTCAGGACTTGGACACAAGTTAGCCATGTGACCTCAGGagagtcactttacctctctgagcttccttggACTGGACCAGCTTTTCTTGTGATATATGGATTATTAATAGGCATTACCTGACAAAAGACGCCATGGTCCCGTATATTTTGGAACTGCTGATTAAATGAAgttaaataataatacttaatataatacttacatgtatataatacattatatacaATCAAATGATAAGTATTTATTGTGTTACATTGTTATTAAATAGTACATCACTATCTATCTAATTAGCACCTATCTAACCACTGAAACAACTCCAGGAACTAGattgttattatgattattatgcctcttttacagatgaaggactGAGGTTCTCACAGCCTTTAGTACCATGCATTGTGAATTTCCAAAAGGGAGTGGGGACAGCAGTGTTTCTGATCCTATCTGACAGCGGCCCCCCTTTCCCACAAGGATGTCGTGGGGCTGCGGCTCTGCAGCAACAAGTCAGGGGAAGGCTGGGCACTTTCCTCTCCGGGATCCTTTCATGCTCAAACATTCCCTTTTCATCACTCCTGACCCTATGTGCCCCTCCTCTGCAGACTGTGGGTCCCCAGGCTGGAGATCAGGACTTGGGAAAGGAGCTACTCCGATCAGGTTCTACAGGTTCTTGCCCTCACTCAGCCAGGGGCAGATCAAGGACTCTGCTCGTGGGCGGTCTGTTAACCTGTTTACCGCAGCTTGATTCCTCAGTTCcgtctctgggggtggggcggtggggggcagATGTGCCAGAGAAGTGTTTAAAAGCCACACAACTCACGGTGGAAGGTGCTAGGCATTGTTCTGGCCAGAGAGTGGGAGCAGGGGACTGTCTTTGGGGTTAGCCTAGGATTTGGGGGGAAGAGACTCAAAGGAGTCATTTTGGAGCTGGGACTTCCTTGGAAGGGAGAGTGCAGCCTCTGTTGCACTCAGGACCCCAGGCCACGGGGCTGAGGGTTAAGAGGCTGGAAGCCAGAATCTGACACTCCTGGCTGTCCCTCTcgaagcttctgtttcctcatctgtaaaatgggcataagaatACCTTTTCCACTGGGCTGCTTTGGGGATCCAATGAGATCTGAAAAGGCTTTGTAAATGGTACTTCCCTGCAGTCAGTTGTTCTTATGGCTTTGGGGTAGGGGGCTGGGACTCTAAGCTCTTCTGAGGTTTAGTGAACTCACAACCCGTTAATCTGGAGGAGAACTGCTGGTCCTATTCTTTGTTTCCTAATGCAAAGTCCCTTCCCAAACTCTCCTATCAGGCCACAGAAGCAGAGGTTCCAGCTGGGGCTTGGTGTGCTAGCAACCATCTGGCccatctcccccttcccctacCAGGAGCAGGCCTCCTCCTTCAGGCCAAATAGTGACTCACGTCAGATCAGCCCTGGCAGCTACAACCTTTGTGAAAGCCCAGCCACACCCTGATTGCAGGGCCAGCCTTGAAGCTCCTTCCCCCTCGGAGCCCCAGGACCCACTTGCAGGTCTGATTCACTAGTTTGAACAGCCTCAGGCTGGCTTTCCTAGTGGCTTGGGGCTgctcctggtgtgtgtgtgtgtgtgtgtgtgtgtgtgtgtgtgtgtgtgtgtgtgtgtgtgtgtgtgtgtgtgtgtgtgtgtgtgtgtgtgtgtgtgtgtgtgtgtgtgtgtgtgtgtgtgtgtgtgtgtgtgtgtgtgtgtgtgtgtgtgtgtgtgtgtgtgtgtgtgtgtgtgtgtgtgtgtgtgtgtgtgtgtgtgtgtgtgtgtgtgtgtgtgtgtgtgtgtgtgtgtgtgtgtagggggggttTGGTGCCCCTGTTCCTGGATCCATTGGTGGCCAGAAGACAGTTTATTGGGGACAGGTTTCAGAGGCTGGGGACAAGTCTTCATTTAGCCACAGGTGACCCAGGTGATAATATGCAGAGAGGAGGCCTAAGGTTTCACAGGAAACTGAGAATAACTGACCCATCTCCCTACCACCCTGTCAAAAGGGCACCGGGCCTCTGTCCTGAGATTGGGTGGCTGCTTTGACATAAGGATGCAAAGGAACTGCGGGGACAGTTCTGAGGAGGTGTGAGGTCCCTGCGGACAGGAACTGGGGTGAGGCTGCTTCAGGACCCTGCAGTGTCTGGCAGGGGGGCCTCCAAGGCGATCATAAAGGTGGGTGGAGTTACTGAGCTGGATGAAGAACGGGGCTGGGGGCTGTGTATGGAGCGGAGGGACCCCTTCCTCTGTTATCGAAACTCTCCACCTTGCGTGTGGGCGCCCTCCCTAGCAATCCAGTCATTCATCCATGTACTAGGACAGGACTGTTAGGCACAGGAGGATTCAGCCTCTGACACCCTCCTTGGAGATGCTCACAAGGGGGTAGGGATTCCATCCTGTCTCTGGGCGGCAGGTGCTAAAAGTCTCatgggcgggcttccctggtggcgcagtggttgagagtccacctgccgatgcaggggacgtgggttcgtgccccggtccgggaggatcccacatgccgcggagcggctgggtccgtgagccatggccgctgagcctgcgcgtccggagcctgtgctccgcaacgggagaggccacaacagtgagaggcccgcgtaccacacacacaaaaaaaagtctCATGGGCGAGTTACTCACCTCCCTTAGGCTCAGATGCCTCACTACAGCATCACTTCAGTAAGTCTGCGTCGAATGCATGCTTTTGGGGTTGGAGGGTAGAGGGTTGTCCTGGTTGGGGGTGGGCATGGGTGGATGGTTGGTGAGAGTACTGAGTCGGGGGTTCAGCTCCCAGGTGGATCTCCGGCTTGAGCTCGGGATTCTgaaggtgccttttacagtcccGCTGCAGAACCCCTCCCAGCAGCTGTTCCCAGGAGCCTATCGTCACCTTGGGGCTTTGTATGGCCACAGCAGGGTGGGGCGGCTTTGTCTCAGGAGGCCTGGGAAGTTGCAGCTCAGAGCACCTCATGTGGGGGACTGAGGGGGGGTCAGGGTGTGGGTGATCCCCAAGGGGCAGGTTCTGAGAGACTGTAATTCCCAGTGGGGCATAGGAATCAGGTGAATGTACTTTGGGGGGGTTAATTTTGATCACAAGGAAGGGGCTCAGAATGTGATGGGGGGACTCTGAGTGAGGGATCACGGGGTGGGGGGCTGACGTCTCGGCGTGTACTCTCAGAAAAACTGTAATTCCTGGGGGGTGTCAAGCTCTGGGTGATCTTAATGGGGGAGGGCCAGCATGTGAACTGCGGGGATGTCTAAGTGTACGTGTGATGGGGGTGAAGATCCGAACGAGTGTGCCAGCGGGGTGTGTGGCTGGGCATCTGAGTGGGCTGGTGTGGGGCAGCTCTCCGGAGGGCAGGAGCCTCTGGTCCCAGGGAGGGGAGAGTCGGAAGCAGAGCCGCCAGGAACTGACCAATGGGGAGAGCGCCCGTATTTGCTCTCAGGAGCCTGCAAATTCCTGGGCCCTCAGAAATCCGCCCGACAccgtcccccctcccccgcccaacCCCGGGCATAAAAGGCGCCAGGTGAGGGCCTCGCCACTCCTCTTGCCGACTGCAGCCACTCCGACCGGTGTCGCCCGCGTCCTCCTTCGCCATGACTTCCTACAGCTATCGCCAGTCGTCGGCCACCTCTTCCTTCGGGGGTCTGGGCAGCGGCTCCATGCGCTTCGGGGTGGGAGGCGCCTTCCGCGCGCCCAGCATCCACGGGGGCTCGGGTGGCCGCGGCGTGTCGGTGTCCTCCGCCCGCTTCGTGTCCTCGTCCTCCTCCGGGGGCTACGGCGGCGGCTATGCGGGCGCCCTGGCCGGCTCCGACGGGCTGCTGGCGGGCAACGAGAAGCTCACCATGCAGAACCTCAACGACCGCCTGGCCTCCTACCTGGAGAAGGTGCGCGCCCTGGAGGAGGCCAACGGCGACTTGGAGGTGAAGATCCGCGACTGGTACCAGAAGCAGGGGCCCGGGCCCGCCCGCGACTACAGCCACTACTTCAAGACCATCGGGGCCCTGCGGGACCAGGTGGGAGGCGGCCCGGCCGCGGGAAGTGCACCTGTCGCGAATACCCAGCCCCGCGGGCCGGGTGAGGCCCGAGGCGGGGGCGGCGGGCGCCAGAGCCACCTCCCGGCCGGGGCGGGAGCGAGGGTTAGGATGGGGGAGGGCCCGCAGGGTGGGGCGGAGGGAAGCCGGCCGGTGAGGAGGGGCAGGACCACGGGGCAGGAAGTGGAGGCCTGGTTGGGGGGAGCGGGTTAATGTGGGGGGACTGGAGGGCGGGAGGAAGAAGGCGCGCCGGTCGACTAGGCCTGGGaaaggggggaggaaggagggggaagagatGGGGCGCGCTGTGGGCTGCCCTGAGGTCTGGACCTGAGTCGCTGTGcaacagggaaatgcaagagTTTGGCCAGGGAGGAATCTGGTTCTCGCCGGCCAGACCTGCCTTCTGCTGCCCCCGGTGTGAGGCCCTCTGCATTCCTTGTCTCCCGCCGGGCGGGTCTGGTTTCCATCACGCAGAGGCTgaagcccctcccccgcccagggGGCCACTGGGGACTTCGAGGAGCTCTAGGAGGAATGGGAGAGGCTAACTCTGGCCCCTGGGCAAGGAGGGACATATGCTGTGGCCCCCGGACTGGGTAAAGGAGAGACGAATGCTGAGCTTGTGAAGACCTCTGTGGAGAGGCCCGGTGCCGTGTGGGTGGAGACCCCAAGTCCCAGCTACAGCCTCTTGCTGGGAGGCCCTCAGGGTCCTTCAGGGTGGGGCTTGGTCTCTGCCCACAGGGAACTCCTCAGAGCTGGGATCTCGGTCCCGAAGAAATGTTTCAGAAGCCAGTGGGACACTTAACAGCCTCACACGTTGGGTCTCCAAACGCACAGTCCCCACAGCGTAGGCCAGGGCCCACCCTGTGCCTGGAGTGCTGCTGGGTGCCAGGGGCCTAGACCAGACCCGTAGATGAGGGAGAGCTAGAGATGTAAACAACGAGCGTAGTGCTTTCAAACTTTATAAACTGTGACCCACACAAGGGAATACACTTCGCCTCAAAGAGGAGGCACAAAGTGTcggcacataatagatgctcgaCAGAGCGCTTTCCCTTCCCCGAAGGCAGAAGGTGCTTTGAGTGGGGGTCAGACCACAGCTCAGACCACAGCCCACCCCTGTGCTCCCTGCATCTGGTTTGCGGATCACTAGAAGTTGCCTCCCTACGAGCGTTTAGAGTTTCCCTGGGTGCAGGTCGTGGAGACTTTTCCCCCCAGGCTTACCTCCCTGCCCTTGCCATTTCCCCCCTGGCTCAGCCTCCCTGGCGGTAGTTTCTCCCGCTCCAGCTCCTGGGCCTGGACCCATTCCAAGGCCTCCCAGAGAGCAGGCTGATGGGCAGCCTGGAGTGGCTGAGGCTTTGGTCTCCAGGCGGTGGAGGCACACAGGCACGCACACTCCTttgctctcctctctcctctgggaAGAAAGTGGGTGGACGGTGCCCACGTACGAACTGGTGCTAACCTCCTGCCTTCCGCCTTCCAGATTCTTGGTGCCACCGTTGAGAATTCCAGGATGGTCCTGCAGATCGACAACGCTCGTTTGGCTGCAGATGACTTTCGAACCAAGTGAGTGTCTGTGCCTTGGGGGCTGCAGAaaccagggcaggggaggggggcaaTCTCAGGCCCTTATGGGGCTCAGTGCCGTGGGGGGAATGGACTCTGCTCTCACCCACCCCGGCTGGTCTGAAGCACACCCCATCCCCCATGGGCCCCTGAAcccaggggaggtggggaagtcTTCAGAGGTGCAGAGGAAATGCTGGCCTGACTGCAACTATTTCCTCCGAAAGGTTCGAGACGGAGCACGCCCTGCGCGTGAGCGTGGAGGCCGACATCAACGGCCTCCGCAGGTTGCTGGACGAGCTGACCCTGGCCAGGACCGACCTGGAGATGCAGATCGAGAACCTCAAGGAGGAGCTGGCCTACCTGAAGAAGAATCACGAGGAGGTGGGTTTCAAGCTGGGCTTCCCATCCACCCCCGCCCAGCTTCCCAGAGCTGCGGACACTTTTCTTTATCCTGTATCCTCTGACCGTGGCCACATCTGCTGCACCCTTGACCTGGCCCTGAGTGTGTCATGTGGCTCCCAAGCGTTCCAGCAGGGAACGGTGGTGACCCCATCTGTACCCCAGTGCTGGCTCCTAGGTCTGCACCTGAAAACCAGACCCCTATGGCCTGGGGGATGGGGGCGTGACCTGGCTCAGGCCCAGCAGGCTCTGGGCCCTGAcatgcccatctctgctgtaTCTTTCTAGGAAATCAGTGTCCTGAAGGGCCAGGTGGGTGGTCAGGTCAGTGTGGAGGTGGACTCCGCTCCGGGCGTCGACCTAGCCAAGATCCTGAGCGACATGAGAAGCCAATATGAGGTCATGGCTGAGAAGAACCGGAAGGATGCTGAGGCCTGGTTCACCAGCCAGGTATGGACGGGGATGCAGGTGCCCCTTGGGGAGGTGGCAAGGAGAGCGGGCTTAATGCTCCCAGGCAAGGGTCTGCCTCAGCGCTTactccctctgcctcctctcaCTGCAGACCGAGGAGCTGAACAGGGAGGTCGCTGGCCACACGGAGCAGCTGCAGAGCAGCAAGACGGAGGTCACCGACCTGCGGCGTACCCTCCAGAGTCTGGAGATCGAGCTGCAGTCTCAGATCAGCATGGTATGTGCCCTCTGCCCTGTGGGATGCGCACTCGTGTCCTTGCGGCCTTGGGCAGCCTGGATGGTGGCTGGGCCCATGCCATCGCTGGGCACCAGGCTCTGCTgagtctccttccctctccctgccctcagaAAGCTGCCCTGGACGGCACGCTGGCCGAAACGGAGGCTCGCTTCGGAGCCCAGCTGGCGCAGATCCAGGCGCTGATCAGTGGTGTCGAAGCCCAGCTGAGCGATGTGCGTGCCGACACCGAGCGGCAGAACCAGGAGTACCAGCACCTAATGGACATCAAGTCCCGGCTGGAGCAGGAGATCGCCACCTACCGAAACCTGCTGGAGGGCCAGGACGCCTACTACAACGACCTGTCCACCCCGAAGGTCCTCTGAGTCTAGCAACCTCCTGGCCTTCCTACTCTGCTGCAGAGGGATTCCCCTGGGTAGGGGCATGGGAGGGGAGGGACCCTTATCCCTGGCTCTCCCCCTGatcttccaataaaactttatggcCCAAGGGAGGAAGGACGTTGAGTTTGTTATTTCAGCCCATGGTGGGGGGGCCAGGCCTTGGCACTGTTTAGGTTTTATTGTTTAGGTTTCATTTGGACCAGAGTCCACGCTTTcccaggaaaggggagggagggcgcTCACAAACTCCAGCTGTTACAGTAATTCCTTTGCAGAGGTCTTCATGTATCTCACCTGTTCCCTAAAACAAGGATGTTTAATAAGcattgctcccattttacagagggataaactaaggctcagagaggcgagGTGGGTTGTTGTATATATAACTGTTCTAACAcatggcagaggtgggatttgaaacTGGTTTTTGCTTCCAGATTTAGTTTTCTTTCCACTGAACTCACCCCAAGggttggtgtgtgtttgtgtatctgtaattaatgtttactgagcacctactaagtgctatTTAATCAAACAACCCTGAAAGGTAGTATGAGTTGTATCCTATAGAGTAGgaagcaggctcagagaggttaagtaacttgaccaaggccacacagcaactaCATGGCAGAGCTAGGACCAGAATTACATTTCCTGATTCTTAACCCACAGTGCCACCCCTGCACCCCATCTCCTAGGATGACACTGCTTGTGCCGTTTCCTCAGTACATTCCAGTCTCGCTCTGTGTGAAGGCCTAGGACTGGGATCCCCTGAGGCAGTTCCTCCTGACAGGTTTTTCCACCCAACTTAAGGAGAAACTGGGGCTTTGGGGTCAGGGGGCAGGAACCGGCTCAGAACAGGGCTGGAGAGGGCGCCCTCGTTggggtgtgtgtgcgcacgcactgACACCTCCATCCATCCCCTGGCAGCCCTGCGTAAGCCCCTTACGCCCACCAGCCCATACCTGGGCTCAGAGCCTGGAATAGGACCCAGCTGTGACCCAGACCTCCCACAGAGACCCCCAAACGGGCTTGCCTGGGGCCCGTCCCAGGCCCCCAAAGGAATGCAAGTCCCAGCTTCCTGGTACAACTCTGCCCTGGGGTTGGTATGGTCCTGTCCCTGTGGTTTACAGCTTAGCAGCCAAGAACGGAGGCCAATTAAAGGTAAACATGTCCCACTTCCCCCAGCAGAGAGGTTCAGGCTGAGTGGGTCTGTTCAGGCCCCGTGGATCTGTGACAGCGGCCGACCCTGTGAGGGAGGGGCCTGAGTGAGGCGGAAGGTCTCTAGGGGGACAGACGGACGCTCTGCCACCTGTGCTCAGCACTGCGCGAAGGAGGCTCAGGACCCCGCCGTACCTGGTGTTCATCCTGAAGGGGGTGCTTTTTCCGCCATTTTCCATGAAGCTTGGTAGGCTCATTAGTTTACTCCAAATCACAGGCTGGTGACCCCCGAGCCCAGCTCTTCCCGCTTCCCCTGCcgcagccctgggccaggagccCCTTCTGCCACGTCCCCAGTTATTCCGCTCTGGCCGTCAGCACCTACAGACTCACTCTCCCACTTGACTTAGGAGGCCTTGGAGCTAGAGGCCAGAGGCCTGGCTGCAACCCCAGTCCCAGGCTGGGAGTGCCCAGATATTTGTCCCCTGTTCGTGAAAGCCTCTGTTGTCACAGCTGAAACCCTCCCCTGTGCCCCAGAGGCTCCTGGAATGTGGCTGTGAGGCGGGGTCTGGGCCCCATACAGGTGGGGCTGGTGACTGGGTCTCAGGTCTGGGTGTCAggaataaagctttcctttgtGTGCaggtgcgcgcgcgtgcgcgtgcgtgcgtgcatgcgtgtgtgtgtgtgtgtgtgtgtgtgtgtgtgtggacacttttctgTCTCAGTCTGGGAGCTGAAACTAGGGGTACTGTGTTGACAGAAGCAGCTGGGATAGAGGAAAGGGAgcgagaggaagggggaggggatttGGGGGGGCAGCCCTGCTGGTCATCTTGACCACTTCAGTTTGCAAGCATTTCCGGTCCGTCATCTTGCTCCATCCCCGTGAGTCAGACTGGGTCagagttatttccatttttccaatTGGTAGACTGAGGCTCGGAGAGAGGAGGCTTGATTACTCAACGCCATGTAACTAATAAATGAGAAATGAGGAATTCTCCAGGCCCCAGGGCATGCCCTCTCTCTGACCCTGGCATCTCCCTGGGGAGCAGAGGAGATTCTAACGTCTATGGAGGTCCCCACTCCCCCTGTGACACTGAATGCTCACTGTGGCCCTGTAGCTGGGGCCAGTGTTAATGGGGTccgtgttttttttgttttttttttattgtggtaaaatacacataaacataAACATTACCATCTCACACATTCCTCGGTGCGCAGCTCTGTGGCAGTTCTGTGcactcacattgttgtgcaagcGTGTCGTGCAAGCGTCACCCTCCATCCTCATAACTCTTTCTATCTTGTAAAACGGAAACTTGATCCCCATTAAACCATAACTCCtcattctctctccccacccccggcaaccaccattacactttctgtctctatgattttgactctTCTTAGTGTCTCATGTAAGTGGGAAAATGGCCCAATTTTAAGTCAGGAACCTGGCTCGGAGATGTTGAGTCAACACACCCGGAGGTGGAGTCCAGCTCAGGCTCTTCCCACTGGGCTGCATCGTCCCATCCCTAGGAGGGAAGGCCGGCTCTGGGACAGCCTGTCGGCCTGCAGTGGGCAAAGGACAGAAACTGGCACAGCATCCCGGGTGGGCTGCTTGGGGCAGGGCCCAGGTCTGCAGTCTGGGCTGGAGCCAAATGGAGCTTGACCTCCACCCTTGCCCAGCCATCACCTTCTGGTGCTAGTGAGTAGGCTCCGGCCACCCAGACCTTGAGCTCATAGGAACTGTTTGGACCGAAACCAGGGATTTGTGACTGGGGCAGCTGCTGCCTGGCCTGGGCCTGAGAGCGTAGGGAAAGCCCCCTTGAGGGGCTGCTGGAGGGGAGTCAGGGTGCAGAGAGAGGCTGGCTGGGGTCCAGCCCTCCCTCACCCCGGGGTGATGCCACATAATTTTTCCCGGGGTAATTGCTGGGGCCGTAATGTCTGCAGAGGCTTTGAGGAGCTATGGCTGATCTgagtttgattatttttctttcagaggaAAAGACAGTATCCTCCCATCCACGAGACAATACCTCACTGTCTGGGCCCAGCACTCAGAGGCGGGCTCACTGTGATACTGGGCGAGGAGAAGCCCACCCCCACG contains:
- the LOC132593247 gene encoding keratin, type I cytoskeletal 19: MTSYSYRQSSATSSFGGLGSGSMRFGVGGAFRAPSIHGGSGGRGVSVSSARFVSSSSSGGYGGGYAGALAGSDGLLAGNEKLTMQNLNDRLASYLEKVRALEEANGDLEVKIRDWYQKQGPGPARDYSHYFKTIGALRDQILGATVENSRMVLQIDNARLAADDFRTKFETEHALRVSVEADINGLRRLLDELTLARTDLEMQIENLKEELAYLKKNHEEEISVLKGQVGGQVSVEVDSAPGVDLAKILSDMRSQYEVMAEKNRKDAEAWFTSQTEELNREVAGHTEQLQSSKTEVTDLRRTLQSLEIELQSQISMKAALDGTLAETEARFGAQLAQIQALISGVEAQLSDVRADTERQNQEYQHLMDIKSRLEQEIATYRNLLEGQDAYYNDLSTPKVL